One window from the genome of Magnolia sinica isolate HGM2019 chromosome 4, MsV1, whole genome shotgun sequence encodes:
- the LOC131244254 gene encoding putative pentatricopeptide repeat-containing protein At5g59900, whose protein sequence is MFGGHLYYANHDGVQLQIWILEDYDERKWALKHKTKIDCLVEKHPQAICSSALYKGFCDLYEIREGGHLLFWLHMKYLSVLADDGINAESGAASQHSYHRGFSVLAFHPDLEVVFLGMGDTVLSYNLNSMKLEEEWVSKPQYNGLHSGNVYPFSPTKRSRNSPLLLYTYTYRPLISGLCLTGRVSEAKEFIDDLHRENCRLNEICFSTLMHGYCKEGRLNEVYNVCKEMVEREVEMDLIFYSILIYGVLKHHDKIKLLCILKEMLNRGLRPDNVIYTTVIDRYCKQGNLTEAFGFWNKMITEGCIPNVVTYIVLINGLCEARFVDKAELLCKEMLVKSFLPNEMTCGCFLDWLTKEGNMDKAVELHKPMVGGLLANSVTYNMLINGFCKSGRIQDATALLGEMINDGRSPDCISYSILIYGRGDLHAALKLWNEMLNMGLKPDMLVTK, encoded by the exons ATGTTTGGAGGACACCTCTATTACGCGAACCATGATGGTGTACAATTGCAAATCTGGATTCTTGAGGATTATGACGAGCGAAAATGGGCCTTGAAGCATAAGACTAAGATTGATTGCTTAGTGGAGAAACATCCTCAAGCCATTTGTTCTTCAGCCCTATACAAGGGCTTTTGCGATCTTTATGAGATTCGTGAGGGTGGCCACTTGCTGTTTTGGCTGCATATGAAGTACCTCAGTGTGTTAGCCGACGACGGAATCAATGCTGAATCTGGTGCAGCCTCTCAACATTCTTATCATAGAGGATTCAGTGTGCTGGCTTTTCATCCGGATCTTGAGGTTGTCTTCCTTGGAATGGGGGACACAGTGCTTTCCTATAATCTCAACAGCATGAAGTTGGAGGAGGAATGGGTTTCAAAACCACAGTACAATGGACTACACTCGGGGAATGTCTACCCTTTTTCACCCACAAAAAGGAGTAGGAATTCTCCACTCTTATTGT ATACGTATACTTATAGGCCCCTTATAAGTGGACTCTGCCTGACAGGTAGAGTCTCCGAAGCCAAAGAATTCATCGATGATCTTCACCGTGAAAATTGCAGACTCAATGAGATTTGTTTTAGTACACTTATGCATGGATACTGTAAAGAAGGTAGACTAAATGAAGTCTATAATGTCTGTAAGGAGATGGTGGAAAGAGAAGTTGAAATGGATCTAATTTTCTACAGTATACTTATTTATGGAGTTCTAAAACACCATGATAAGATAAAATTACTTTGTATATTGAAAGAGATGCTCAATAGAGGCCTGAGGCCAGATAATGTAATCTATACTACTGTAATCGATAGATATTGCAAACAAGGAAACCTCACAGAGGCATTTGGTTTCTGGAATAAGATGATCACAGAAGGCTGCATCCCTAATGTTGTAACGTACATTGTGCTAATAAATGGATTGTGTGAGGCTCGGTTTGTAGACAAGGCAGAGCTGCTTTGTAAGGAAATGCTGGTTAAAAGCTTCCTACCTAATGAGATGACTTGTGGTTGTTTTCTTGACTGGCTTACCAAGGAAGGAAATATGGACAAGGCTGTGGAGCTGCATAAGCCAATGGTAGGAGGGCTTTTAGCAAACTCTGTGACTTATAATATGTTGATCAATGGTTTCTGTAAATCAGGCAGAATCCAGGATGCGACCGCACTCCTGGGTGAAATGATTAATGATGGTAGGTCGCCAGATTGCATCAGTTATTCGATACTTATTTATGGCAGGGGTGACTTACATGCAGCTTTAAAGCTGTGGAATGAGATGCTAAATATGGGGCTGAAGCCTGATATGCTG GTGACTAAGTAG
- the LOC131243627 gene encoding F-box protein At5g07610-like, with product MAPFTKIHRPSVGGNINIAYLTDDLLINILSRLPLKSLLRFKCVSKAWQLLISDSFLQRILPTPMSGLIFSDRYRNNCPVERVQYAFITDKTHPTCNNSPTDIGNLSFFPRHRELYTVDCCNGLLLGLHRQDIYSTPVYYVINPATKKWAELPAPAKERPHTTHRLAFDPRISPHYTLICSGSFTGVDIFSSKTGVWVQSKVPQPLVIRHWRRSAGPMSVLFNRTLHMLSEGDSIVGFDVDGECFRLIPLPVPMPTDCRECRQRCLGVFGGHLYYANHDGVQLQIWILEDYDERKWALKHKTKIDCLVEKHPQAICSSALYKGFCGLYEIREGGHLPFWLADDGIIVETGEASQLYYLREFSVLAFHPDLEVVFLGMGDTVLSYNLNSMKLEEVWVSKPQYNGLHSGNVYPFSPCLVDFYNCKKE from the coding sequence ATGGCTCCTTTTACAAAGATTCATAGGCCGTCCGTTGGTGGTAACATCAACATCGCTTACCTGACAGATGATTTGTTGATCAATATCCTTTCTCGATTGCCCTTAAAATCTCTCCTCCGATTCAAGTGCGTCTCCAAAGCATGGCAGCTTTTGATCTCTGACTCTTTTCTTCAAAGAATTTTACCCACACCAATGTCCGGCCTCATTTTCAGCGATCGCTATCGCAATAATTGTCCAGTAGAGAGAGTTCAATACGCATTTATCACTGACAAAACTCACCCAACTTGCAATAATTCTCCGACTGACATTGGCAATCTTAGTTTCTTTCCACGCCATCGTGAATTGTACACCGTCGATTGTTGCAATGGCCTACTGCTTGGCCTCCATCGCCAAGATATTTATAGTACACCTGTTTACTATGTAATAAATCCAGCTACAAAGAAATGGGCAGAACTTCCTGCACCCGCTAAGGAACGTCCCCACACGACCCACAGGCTAGCATTCGATCCTCGTATCTCCCCGCACTACACTCTCATTTGTTCGGGCTCATTTACCGGCGTTGATATTTTCTCATCGAAAACGGGTGTGTGGGTCCAATCTAAGGTGCCACAACCACTAGTCATTCGACACTGGCGGCGATCGGCGGGGCCGATGTCAGTTTTGTTTAATCGTACCCTCCACATGCTATCTGAAGGCGATTCCATTGTGGGATTTGATGTTGATGGAGAGTGTTTCCGGTTGATTCCGTTGCCTGTGCCCATGCCAACCGACTGCCGAGAATGCAGACAAAGATGCCTAGGCGTGTTTGGAGGACACCTCTATTACGCAAACCATGATGGTGTACAATTGCAAATCTGGATTCTTGAGGATTATGACGAGCGAAAATGGGCCTTGAAGCATAAGACTAAGATTGATTGCTTAGTAGAGAAACATCCTCAAGCCATTTGTTCTTCAGCTCTATACAAGGGCTTTTGCGGTCTTTATGAGATTCGTGAGGGCGGCCACTTGCCTTTTTGGTTGGCCGACGACGGAATCATTGTTGAAACTGGTGAAGCCTCTCAACTTTATTATCTTAGAGAATTCAGTGTGCTGGCTTTTCATCCGGATCTTGAGGTTGTCTTCCTTGGAATGGGGGACACAGTGCTTTCCTATAATCTCAACAGCATGAAGTTGGAGGAGGTATGGGTTTCAAAACCACAGTACAATGGACTGCACTCGGGGAATGTCTACCCTTTTTCACCCTGTTTGGTGGATTTCTACAACTGCAAAAAGGAGTAG